In the Pan paniscus chromosome 8, NHGRI_mPanPan1-v2.0_pri, whole genome shotgun sequence genome, one interval contains:
- the LOC100972580 gene encoding nicotinamide phosphoribosyltransferase-like translates to MPVSVVSDSYDIYNACEKIWGEDLRHLIVSRSTQAPLIIRPDSGNPLDTVLKVLEILGKKFPVTENSKGYKLLPPYLRVIQGDGVDINTLQEIVEGMKQKMWSIENIAFGSGGGLLQKLTRDLLNCSFKCSYVVTNGLGINLFKDPVADPNKRSKKGRLSLHRTPAGNFVTLEEGKGDLEEYGQDLLHTVFKNGRVTKSYSFDEIRKNAQLNIELEAAHH, encoded by the coding sequence ATGCCTGTATCTGTGGTCAGCGATAGCTATGACATTTATAATGCGTGTGAGAAAATATGGGGTGAAGATCTAAGACATTTAATAGTATCGAGAAGTACACAGGCACCACTAATAATCAGACCTGATTCTGGAAACCCTCTTGACACTGTGTTAAAGGTTTTGGAGATTTTAGGTAAGAAGTTTCCTGTTACTGAGAACTCAAAGGGTTACAAGTTGCTGCCACCTTATCTTAGAGTTATTCAAGGAGATGGAGTAGATATTAATACCTTACAAGAGATTGTAGAAGGCATGAAACAAAAAATGTGGAGTATTGAAAATATTGCCTTCGGTTCTGGTGGAGGTTTGCTACAGAAGTTAACAAGAGATCTCTTGAATTGTTCCTTCAAGTGTAGCTATGTTGTAACTAATGGCCTTGGGATTAACCTCTTCAAGGACCCGGTTGCTGATCCCAACAAAAGGTCCAAAAAGGGCCGATTATCTTTACACAGGACGCCAGCAGGGAATTTTGTTACactggaggaaggaaaaggagaccTTGAGGAATATGGTCAGGATCTTCTCCATACTGTCTTCAAGAATGGCAGGGTGACAAAAAGCTATTCATttgatgaaataagaaaaaatgcacAGCTGAATATTGAACTGGAAGCAGCACATCATTAG